A section of the Paenibacillus aurantius genome encodes:
- a CDS encoding nucleotidyltransferase family protein, with the protein MSKAIEELKNYIKENSGSANEFLLNLNHFGLENIYFQEYKNKDEYLNLSKFNKHMKGFGETVEKELEQLAFKFEEAGIKLVHFKGVLLAKELYSPPELRKFSDIDVLIDTNYLAEALDIFRELGYVFSEGNKVPSINTKLNFPFFDYLTRTCHIQELVKTIYVDEEPVKLFVDLHARIFNDLVTEWSYVKSIILRALKSDKYWLLEHNDRLIHLLCNFTKDYIDTGIMHTFLGQPVKKKLVSLLDSALLIDKYTSLIHWDTIISRSMGWGKQGELLFALKIFNEIFKQRVPSEVFTKLEENLGNYKNEVGYKVRALPYYLRKDPNSILWAERLTLYRESINEMDWKGPILRISEAERIIVNRECIKLGNSSDEERKISFRFDLKIEDKYLIVQTLVHDEWFTHSKINNSNSNFISLYFGTSGIDDQGNRVPLVQILNFYPKYNTGDVNLLYIWNSIKEKDTTDSYTGDKNTIPFTHPYKLNAKANGYELTIYLPLNELLFYREGDSACWFDINVSYSNEDGKGRECILAYANRNGQRWYDPSCYAKLILNE; encoded by the coding sequence TTGTCAAAAGCAATAGAAGAATTAAAAAATTATATAAAAGAGAATTCAGGAAGCGCCAATGAGTTCCTATTGAATTTAAATCATTTTGGGTTAGAAAATATATATTTTCAGGAATATAAAAATAAAGATGAGTATCTCAATTTATCAAAGTTTAACAAGCATATGAAAGGTTTTGGTGAGACTGTAGAAAAAGAGTTGGAGCAGTTAGCTTTTAAGTTTGAAGAGGCTGGTATAAAACTTGTTCATTTTAAAGGGGTTTTACTTGCAAAGGAATTATATAGCCCTCCCGAATTGAGAAAATTTAGTGATATTGATGTTCTTATAGACACCAATTATCTAGCAGAAGCCTTAGATATATTTCGGGAGCTAGGCTATGTTTTTTCTGAAGGCAATAAGGTCCCTAGTATAAACACTAAATTAAATTTCCCTTTTTTTGATTATCTTACTAGAACGTGTCATATACAAGAATTGGTAAAGACTATATATGTAGATGAGGAACCTGTGAAACTGTTCGTGGATTTACATGCTCGTATTTTCAACGATTTAGTTACAGAGTGGAGTTATGTTAAAAGTATTATATTAAGGGCTCTGAAGTCAGATAAATATTGGCTACTAGAACATAATGATAGACTAATCCACCTCCTATGTAATTTTACAAAAGATTATATTGATACTGGGATTATGCATACATTCCTCGGACAACCAGTTAAAAAGAAATTAGTGTCATTACTAGACAGTGCTTTACTTATTGATAAATATACTTCTTTAATTCATTGGGACACTATTATTAGCCGGAGCATGGGGTGGGGAAAACAAGGGGAACTCCTATTTGCATTAAAAATATTTAACGAAATATTTAAGCAACGGGTACCATCAGAAGTGTTTACTAAATTAGAAGAGAATCTTGGAAACTACAAAAATGAAGTAGGTTACAAAGTTCGTGCTTTGCCATATTACTTAAGAAAAGACCCTAATTCTATATTGTGGGCAGAGAGACTAACACTATATAGGGAATCAATTAATGAAATGGACTGGAAGGGACCAATACTGCGAATTTCTGAGGCTGAACGCATTATCGTAAATAGGGAATGCATAAAACTAGGAAATTCGTCAGATGAAGAAAGAAAGATCTCATTTAGGTTTGATCTTAAAATTGAGGACAAATATTTAATTGTACAAACATTGGTTCATGATGAATGGTTTACTCACAGTAAAATTAATAATTCCAACTCAAACTTTATCTCCCTATATTTCGGTACTAGTGGTATTGATGATCAAGGGAATAGGGTTCCATTAGTACAAATATTGAATTTTTATCCTAAATATAACACTGGTGACGTTAACTTGCTGTATATTTGGAATTCTATAAAAGAGAAAGATACCACTGATTCATATACTGGTGATAAAAATACTATCCCTTTTACTCATCCATACAAATTAAATGCTAAAGCAAATGGATATGAGTTAACAATTTATTTGCCACTCAACGAACTTTTATTCTATCGAGAAGGAGATTCAGCCTGCTGGTTTGATATTAATGTTTCATACAGTAATGAAGATGGAAAAGGGCGCGAATGTATATTGGCCTATGCTAATCGAAATGGACAAAGGTGGTATGATCCGTCTTGTTACGCAAAACTTATTCTAAATGAATGA
- a CDS encoding histidine phosphatase family protein, whose translation MRTVVTSLFLTRHGETEWNLDGKIQGHKDSPLTMLGKQQAGWLCDALGSIQINAIYSSTSQRAYETAEILRGQREINIVKNERLMEINMGTWEGHERKHIETIYPDEYYVFSNTPHLYKPQNGGESFIQLQNRIIPTIRDIILEHIGKNVLIITHAISLKVIMAYFRGESLENLWAPPFMRHTALNKVVMDGSSVHIELYGDLSHCISLEA comes from the coding sequence GTGAGAACGGTGGTTACTTCATTGTTTCTAACCCGTCACGGGGAGACAGAATGGAATCTGGATGGAAAGATACAAGGTCACAAGGACTCCCCATTGACAATGTTAGGAAAACAACAAGCAGGGTGGTTATGTGATGCACTTGGCAGTATACAAATTAATGCCATCTACTCTAGCACAAGCCAAAGGGCGTATGAAACAGCGGAAATATTGCGGGGCCAACGGGAGATCAACATTGTCAAAAATGAAAGATTGATGGAAATAAATATGGGAACCTGGGAAGGACATGAAAGAAAACATATTGAGACGATTTATCCTGACGAATATTATGTCTTTTCAAATACTCCACATTTATATAAACCTCAGAATGGTGGGGAATCATTTATACAGCTACAAAACAGAATTATTCCAACTATAAGGGACATCATTCTTGAACATATTGGAAAAAATGTTTTAATCATAACACATGCCATCTCCCTTAAGGTTATAATGGCCTACTTTAGAGGGGAATCTCTTGAAAATTTATGGGCCCCCCCGTTTATGAGGCATACTGCACTGAACAAGGTGGTCATGGACGGTAGTTCAGTTCACATTGAACTCTATGGCGATCTCTCGCATTGTATTTCTTTGGAGGCTTAA
- a CDS encoding HAD family hydrolase, whose product MKFNAVIFDKDGVIVNTQPIHYKVFKDFCSEYGWEFTRDDYESFNGTTSMEMFHRINTYYPSDITIDKWVELFQNRYLKEIYNSDKLELITGVKELIVTLSNHGIHLAVASSARKEKINFILNKFDLSPYFDVIVSGYEVARSKPSPDIFLTAAERLGVPSKECIVIEDSTNGVVAAKQAGIYCIGYQNELGKQDLSLANYVVKDLNLLTNSSFARGIVKD is encoded by the coding sequence ATGAAATTTAATGCGGTTATTTTTGATAAAGATGGCGTTATCGTAAATACCCAGCCTATTCACTACAAAGTATTTAAAGACTTCTGCAGTGAATATGGTTGGGAATTCACTAGAGACGATTATGAATCATTCAATGGTACTACTTCCATGGAGATGTTTCATAGAATTAACACTTATTATCCGTCGGATATAACTATTGATAAGTGGGTAGAATTATTTCAGAATAGATATCTTAAAGAAATTTATAATTCGGATAAACTAGAACTGATAACTGGTGTTAAAGAGTTAATTGTTACACTTTCAAATCATGGGATTCATTTGGCAGTTGCTTCTTCTGCTAGAAAAGAAAAAATCAACTTTATTTTAAACAAATTCGATTTATCTCCTTATTTTGATGTTATTGTTAGTGGATATGAGGTGGCGAGATCCAAACCGTCACCAGATATTTTTTTAACAGCAGCTGAACGATTAGGTGTCCCTTCCAAAGAATGTATTGTGATTGAAGATTCAACAAATGGAGTGGTGGCTGCGAAGCAAGCAGGTATATATTGCATTGGTTATCAGAACGAACTCGGGAAACAAGATTTATCTCTCGCTAACTATGTAGTAAAAGACTTAAATTTATTAACCAATAGTTCATTTGCTAGGGGCATCGTTAAGGATTAG
- a CDS encoding DUF1450 domain-containing protein: MEHLVEFCQSNLHVSGTKKVMDILRSKGGFKIKEYDCMGYCFDCSEKPYAVLNQKVLQEENVDDLINRIMESVDK; the protein is encoded by the coding sequence ATGGAACACCTTGTTGAATTTTGCCAAAGTAATTTACATGTGTCAGGTACTAAAAAAGTAATGGATATTTTACGTTCGAAGGGTGGATTTAAAATTAAAGAGTATGACTGCATGGGCTACTGTTTTGATTGTTCTGAAAAACCATATGCCGTTTTGAACCAGAAAGTCCTGCAAGAGGAAAATGTTGACGATTTAATTAACAGAATAATGGAAAGCGTAGATAAATAA
- a CDS encoding radical SAM family protein → MEKVLWNGRDYTIEYLKTSISINAYVGCYLGCEYCILSSLEFPERPLKIFDEESLVEQLLQNQYFTHDITPISINNKSDPLLREVKQSTMNILKILERYRLQNPIYLISKLELTDEDLEYLDSLNLNIYVFFSFSGLDTQLEKVTISYQERRIRRLAQAKNIKKIHYWRPLIAGENDSEEQIRHMLEVVSPVFNVSIVSGLRVNETVNERFSNLNKNVPFNEYTKKHKYVEKEVFERVNRIRNDICPDYLLFRHTSCITSYWLGKPDFLHNDRKPLNCTVFNCPNHFRCSNRQKPPESHINEMLFKISRDNEYEIRDDHIMFSGAMSQEDLSFLNLNLGFKALSEKKLPTVSESVIEVV, encoded by the coding sequence TTGGAAAAAGTTTTATGGAACGGTAGGGATTACACGATAGAATATTTGAAAACGTCAATCTCCATTAATGCGTATGTTGGATGTTATTTGGGATGTGAATATTGTATTCTTTCTTCACTTGAGTTTCCTGAGAGACCATTGAAAATATTCGATGAAGAATCGTTAGTAGAACAATTGCTGCAAAATCAGTATTTCACTCATGACATTACCCCAATCAGTATTAATAATAAATCAGACCCCTTGTTACGCGAAGTTAAACAAAGCACAATGAATATTTTAAAAATTTTGGAGAGGTATAGACTCCAAAATCCCATCTATTTAATAAGTAAATTGGAATTGACCGATGAAGATCTGGAATATTTAGACTCATTAAATCTAAATATTTATGTTTTCTTTTCGTTCTCTGGATTGGATACACAACTAGAAAAAGTGACAATCTCATACCAAGAAAGAAGGATAAGACGTCTCGCTCAGGCGAAAAATATCAAAAAAATACATTACTGGAGACCCTTGATCGCTGGAGAGAATGACAGTGAAGAGCAGATTAGGCATATGTTAGAGGTCGTGTCTCCCGTTTTCAATGTCTCTATTGTTTCTGGTCTAAGGGTTAACGAAACTGTTAACGAAAGGTTTTCAAACTTAAATAAAAATGTGCCTTTTAATGAGTATACGAAAAAGCATAAATATGTAGAAAAAGAAGTTTTTGAACGGGTTAATCGGATACGAAATGATATATGTCCAGACTATTTACTTTTCCGACATACTTCTTGCATAACAAGTTATTGGTTGGGAAAGCCTGATTTTCTACATAATGATCGTAAACCTTTGAACTGTACCGTTTTCAACTGTCCAAATCATTTTAGGTGTTCAAATAGACAAAAACCTCCCGAATCACACATAAATGAAATGTTATTCAAAATTAGTCGGGATAATGAGTATGAAATACGGGACGATCACATTATGTTTAGTGGAGCGATGAGTCAAGAGGATTTATCGTTTCTTAACCTGAACTTAGGATTTAAAGCATTAAGTGAAAAAAAGCTTCCTACTGTTTCAGAAAGTGTAATTGAAGTAGTTTAA